A genomic segment from Aspergillus puulaauensis MK2 DNA, chromosome 1, nearly complete sequence encodes:
- a CDS encoding uncharacterized protein (COG:S;~EggNog:ENOG410PKR3;~antiSMASH:Cluster_1.4): MGINYSTALPQTKPLPSMSATSLSSTVVPVSASTSNIFSSTVPAIKATTSTSSTAAPSSTVIETRGSSALAADILVIARDSTEANVASSGLNAYGIPFTTLLVPQEGVQLPDLDSAAGGKFAGVVISGEVSYDYGNGTWASALAPSQWYQLYAYQLKYGARLVEYDVSPGEKFGTKAVTGGCCKEGIEQLVSFSDTSDFPTAGLRTGAGVSTKELWHYPAEIVNSTTTKAIAKFASNQVIKNETAAAVINNFNGRQQMAFFISLDPTWNPTSAYLQHAWITWITRGLYAGYRRVNLNTQIDDMFLSTRIYKSERNFRLTPADLDGITSWLPAVRSRLNPGSTYFVEVGHNGNGNIEAASGQLGSHRCSGGPIQITAPAATPPEFKKPLGTASNLWPETPNSFNWSDACMDADELLQWWKKNLNEYAHISHTFTHLSQDNVSYSDVSKEITFNQAWLSRVGISSATRYTSNGIIPPAITGLHNGDALQAWSDNGITNCVGDNSRPVLRNQQNPMWPYFSSVSADGFNGMQVNPRWATRIYFDCDSPECTFQQWADVFSGTGDFNNLLEAEKESAIVNLLGLYHDSYMFHQANLRNANSASITVGSSTGRYSIFQAWVETVVQELSRLVTWPIVSTTHQQISDSFLQRYSRDQCKYTLTYEVSGGHITGITVTAKDNQCSAAIPVTSPVELDRHNFATEQLGSDPLTVWVELKGDPVSLALASPIPL, encoded by the exons ATGGGGATCAATTACTCGACAGCTCTCCCCCAGACAAAACCTCTCCCTTCCATGTCTGCTACTTCGCTATCAAGCACCGTTGTGCCTGTTAGCGCCTCTACTTCCAATATCTTCAGCTCGACTGTTCCCGCCATcaaagccaccaccagcacctccagcacAGCAGCGCCCTCGTCCACAGTAATTGAGACCCGTGGTAGCTCCGCGCTCGCTGCTGATATCCTGGTCATTGCCCGGGACTCCACCGAAGCGAACGTCGCATCTTCCGGTCTAAACGCATATGGCATCCCATTCACAACGCTGCTCGTCCCTCAGGAAGGCGTGCAGCTGCCAGACCTAGACTCTGCCGCTGGAGGCAAGTTTGCTGGAGTTGTGATTTCCGGAGAAGTCAGCTATGACTACGGCAACGGCACCTGGGCCAGTGCCTTGGCTCCCAGTCAATGGTACCAACTATACGCCTACCAACTTAAATACGGAGCCCGTCTGGTGGAGTACGATGTGAGTCCAGGAGAGAAATTCGGGACCAAGGCAGTGACAGGCGGCTGCTGCAAAGAGGGAATCGAACAGCTGGTTTCCTTCTCCGATACCAGCGACTTCCCTACTGCTGGACTTCGCACCGGGGCTGGGGTGAGCACGAAAGAGCTCTGGCACTATCCAGCAGAGATTGTGAACAGCACAACGACCAAGGCTATTGCCAAGTTCGCGAGCAACCAGGTTATCAAGAACGAGACAGCAGCGGCGGTGATCAACAACTTCAACGGGAGACAGCAAATGGCATTCTTCATATCGCTTGATCCGACATGGAATCCAACCTCTGCGTACCTGCAGCATGCATGGATTACGTGGATTACGCGTGGTCTGTACGCAGGATATCGCCGCGTGAATCTGAATACCCAGATCGACGACATGTTCCTCAGTACGAGGATCTATAAAAGCGAGCGCAACTTCCGTCTCACCCCGGCGGACCTCGACGGCATCACCAGCTGGCTTCCGGCTGTTCGGTCGAGATTGAACCCAGGCAGCACCTATTTCGTCGAGGTTGGTCACAACGGAAACGGCAATATCGAGGCAGCGAGTGGGCAACTTGGCTCTCATCGCTGCAGCGGTGGTCCAATCCAGATCACAGCCCCAGCTGCTACGCCGCCTGAGTTCAAAAAGCCGCTTGGGACTGCTTCGAACCTCTGGCCGGAAACGCCTAATTCGTTTAACTGGAGCGATGCCTGCATGGATGCTGACGAGCTGCTGCaatggtggaagaagaacctTAACGAATACGCCCATATCTCGCATACATTCACGCATCTGTCCCAGGATAATGTCTCCTATTCCGACGTCAGTAAGGAAATCACCTTCAACCAGGCCTGGCTGTCCCGAGTAGGCATCTCGTCTGCAACCCGGTATACGTCCAACGGCATCATCCCACCTGCCATCACAGGACTCCACAATGGCGACGCCCTGCAGGCCTGGAGCGACAACGGTATCACAAACTGTGTAGGCGATAACAGCCGCCCTGTTCTCCGCAACCAGCAGAATCCTATGTGGCCGTACTTCAGCAGCGTCAGTGCCGACGGGTTTAACGGAATGCAGGTGAACCCGCGGTGGGCCACGCGTATATACTTTGACTGCGATAGCCCAGAGTGTACATTCCAGCAGTGGGCTGATGTATTCTCAGGTACTGGGGACTTCAATAACCTCCTtgaagcggagaaggagTCTGCTATAGTCAATCTCCTCGGTCTCTACCACGACAGCTACATGTTCCACCAGGCAAACCTGCGTAATGCCAATTCTGCCTCTATCACCGTCGGTAGCTCTACCGGTCGATACTCGATCTTCCAGGCGTGGGTAGAGACTGTTGTCCAGGAGCTGAGCAGGCTTGTGACGTGGCCTATCGTGTCAACCACACATCAACAG ATTTCCGATAGCTTCCTCCAACGCTACAGCCGCGACCAGTGTAAATATACCCTTACCTACGAAGTCTCAGGCGGCCACATTACCGGCATCACCGTCACAGCGAAGGACAACCAATGCAGCGCAGCGATCCCTGTCACCTCGCCAGTTGAATTGGACAGACATAACTTCGCCACTGAGCAGCTTGGTAGTGATCCCTTGACTGTCTGGGTCGAGCTCAAGGGTGATCCTGTCAGTCTTGCTCTTGCTTCTCCGATTCCACTGTAG
- a CDS encoding type I polyketide synthase (COG:I;~EggNog:ENOG410PJ2Y;~InterPro:IPR016036,IPR016035,IPR016039,IPR018201, IPR042104,IPR014030,IPR011032,IPR013968,IPR001227, IPR032821,IPR014031,IPR014043,IPR020806,IPR020807, IPR020843,IPR020841,IPR009081,IPR013149,IPR036736, IPR036291;~PFAM:PF16197,PF08659,PF00550,PF02801,PF00698, PF13602,PF14765,PF00107,PF00106,PF00109;~SMCOG1093:Beta-ketoacyl synthase;~antiSMASH:Cluster_1.4;~go_function: GO:0004315 - 3-oxoacyl-[acyl-carrier-protein] synthase activity [Evidence IEA];~go_function: GO:0016491 - oxidoreductase activity [Evidence IEA];~go_function: GO:0016740 - transferase activity [Evidence IEA];~go_function: GO:0016746 - transferase activity, transferring acyl groups [Evidence IEA];~go_function: GO:0031177 - phosphopantetheine binding [Evidence IEA];~go_process: GO:0006633 - fatty acid biosynthetic process [Evidence IEA];~go_process: GO:0055114 - oxidation-reduction process [Evidence IEA]) — MAPYLQDDSFSSSSEASTPPLLARVDRDNAPQPEPIAIVGMGCRLPGGIKNPDDLWKLLIEQQSGQCDVPSSRWNIEGFYHPNGQRPGSMNTKGGYFIQDDIRQFDNSFFGINNLEATYMDPQQRKLLEVCYECFESAGATLEDIDGANVGCYVGNFTIDYITMQAKDAEYFHRYHATGMGTTILSNRISHVFNLTGPSVVLDTACSSSLYAIHMACAAIDAGECDAAIAAGANLIQSPEQHLGTMKAGVLSGTSTCHTFDTSADGYGRADGIGALYLKKLSKALEDNDPIRGVIRGSAVNANGRTNGITLPSSDGQEAVIRKAYAKAGLEHRFHETNYVECHGTGTAVGDPIELEAVSRVFKKRPVHSPLYVGSVKTNLGHSEAASGFSSVFKVLMAMEKGTIPPTIGVQKLNPKIKTDDWRVKIVTNSMDWPITGPNLLVPRPVVRAGVNSFGYGGANSHLILESVDSFAPERLGLSSMALSEMKSTFILPVSANSWSSLEGQIRSLSLLDAEHVNAVDLAYTLGTRRSKLPCRGYALIGQAGLSTMSLEDFTTGEQKPSTKLPFAFVFTGQGAQWAQMGKELIQEIPSFRKSLVELDNVLQKLPHAPSWSLRQALLDPKETSQINHVTRSQPLCTAIQIAFVDLLRKWGIEAEGVIGHSSGEIAAAYAAGVLTAAEAIIVAYYRGYVVGHSSALAHRKGGMVAAGVDRDTADRGIEALGLTESIRVACVNSPENVTISGDIEGIDKILAYLQSKGVFARKLNTNDRAYHSHHMALIGEDYEELLRDNLPTHYLQKYRKTRWISSVTGQAVTGKVQPSYWRTNLESPVLFSEAVEGLMHGSKYHLIELGPHSALELPIKQTMSTRGIKPGSFNYSAALTRNKNGLTCLLNLVGDLFLHGHSIDFAQVNYVESPITALAVHDSKYPSHQQGNVIPNLPPYAWSYDTLLWSECRASTEFRQRKHPHHDLLGSQRPGGDGVQTIWRNFLKVEDVPWLVDHKLNETVVFPGAGYIAMGIEAICQVSGRNVSDAALGVGLRQFRILKALVLSTDSNAAGVEIFTTLKRMALSAATSSKTWWEFEVTSYQDGMSTAHATGKIRITEDKEKDLVKPDIIPTETKTEFEALAIRNWYGQFTKVGLNYGPQFAALEEIRTPRGKVGRYSLSKTQLLQGGGAGKAAQSRYLVHPITIDVMLQAGIIASTSGTIKDLRAHVPVSIEEASFRAPSCASHEPYHIDATAKKIGFSAYMLNACLYDRDERPCVSLENVRVTGYQGAAQASDEEMREPMLRVLWKPDVTTMTSDGLTQYLSSFESTGAQMAAVVDIISHKSPRLRILDMTGSDELTVGFLDVLHEGTAFKRYRAYFKSHIADDGELFLKAVHSKPANDGDNLTKFNNKDKFDLVIVGNNFSEWSPRLTQILEENGTILRIASTPSNLLDEYTTLRTATQTGFNLEIITPNDKEKPEITHDDILIVENADNSPLGTALAQYLSHIFNRPVRRALLGELSEGTITPKTLVISAIELNRPVLASLTAEEMVSIKHITDNALNLLWLTAGDALNGTRPDFALMSGLSRALMLEQPSLHITMLDLDITLPTPQTLKSIAAVLRQSLDSAVPDCEYVLKNGVLHISRMLPEENMNQTFREKQDEIPRLIPLKDASPAKLSIGSVGQFDTLTFRQETTDESPLAPGTVEIEVKSVGLNAKDFYALAGKVNTQDAACKLECSGIVTKVASSGIQHLSVGDRIVAMGPGHFSTHERIPEWACQKLLDTEDLDVVATLPLVFSTAIYALRHRANIQSGESVLIHSAAGGLGIAAIQIAQLAGAEIYATVSTDEKRAYLIETFGVKRERIFNSRSSSFLGDILAVTGGRGVDVVLNSLTGDLLHDSWRACAPWGRFVEVGKQDIVDAGNLDMEVFQRNVTFTAFDLSELSDEIQPRLNRVAASLLAETMSLYREGKIKSIQPLKVFDVSEITQAYRYFGLGNRMGKVAISLRNGESLVPTLSRKYTSAFSPDKSYLMVGCLGGLGRSISKWMAKQGARKFVFIGRSGTDKEPARLLVEDLQSSGAEVVVVRGDVGVYADVQAAVSATKGPIGGIIQAAMGLNEALWTRMPVEYWHTGIDPKLIGSWNLYNALEDRAGDLDFFLMTSSVSGSVGTATEGNYCAANYFLDVFARFLRSKGLPGISIGLGMISEVGYLHENPEIEALLLRKGIQAINEDELLQIIDISLASSWSSKKPYDYDRMASCHVLTGLEPLGLKRLQKAGFSGSNPTLNDPRAAVLASVLDSDADQALKGNGGSDMPSDIEAVTAMIVQRFSNLVLQQVDKIDPARALSKFGMDSMLAAEFRTWFYQAFKVDVPFLTLLAESTTLTALGELVMDQMGR; from the exons ATGGCACCATATCTCCAAGACGATAGCTTCTCTAGCAGCAGTGAGGCCTCGACTCCTCCGCTATTGGCAAGAGTCGACCGTGACAATGCTCCCCAGCCGGAGCCTATTGCTATTGTTGGCATGG GCTGCCGTCTTCCCGGTGGCATCAAGAACCCGGACGACCTATGGAAACTTCTCATCGAGCAGCAATCTGGACAGTGCGATGTCCCTTCATCACGCTGGAATATCGAGGGCTTCTACCATCCCAACGGCCAGCGCCCTGGTAGCATGAATACCAAGGGTGGCTACTTCATCCAGGACGACATCCGGCAGTTCGACAACAGCTTCTTCGGGATCAACAATCTGGAAGCAACCTACATGGATCCGCAGCAGCGGAAGCTATTGGAGGTCTGCTACGAGTGCTTTGAGAGTGCCGGTGCTACACTGGAGGACATCGACGGGGCCAATGTTGGATGCTATGTTGGCAATTTCACCATCGACTACATCACCATGCAGGCCAAGGATGCGGAGTATTTCCACCGCTACCATGCGACGGGCATGGGGACGACGATTCTTTCCAATAGAATCAGTCATGTATTTAACCTGACGGGTCCAAG TGTGGTTCTAGATACTGCCTGCTCGTCATCCCTATACGCAATCCACATGGCGTGCGCAGCTATCGACGCCGGCGAATGCGACGCCGCAATCGCAGCCGGGGCAAATCTGATTCAATCCCCAGAGCAGCATCTAGGGACCATGAAGGCGGGTGTTCTTTCTGGCACATCAACCTGCCACACCTTCGACACCTCAGCGGATGGATACGGCCGCGCTGACGGAATCGGCGCGCTGTATTTAAAGAAGCTGAGCAAGGCGCTCGAAGACAACGATCCGATCCGGGGAGTCATTCGTGGCTCAGCGGTGAATGCTAATGGGAGGACCAACGGGATCACACTCCCGAGTTCAGATGGACAGGAGGCAGTTATTAGAAAAGCGTATGCGAAGGCTGGACTGGAGCATAGGTTCCATGAAACGAACTACGTGGAATGCCACGGCACCGGGACTGCGGTGGGAGACCCTATTGAGCTAGAGGCTGTGTCTCGCGTCTTTAAGAAGCGCCCTGTGCATAGTCCGTTATACGTTGGTTCTGTGAAGACAAATCTGGGACACTCGGAAGCAGCGTCAGGCTTTTCGAGCGTCTTCAAGGTgctgatggccatggaaaaGGGTACCATTCCGCCCACGATTGGGGTGCAGAAGCTGAACCCGAAGATCAAAACGGATGACTGGCGAGTGAAGATTGTTACTAACTCGATGGACTGGCCGATTACAGGGCCTAATCTGCTGGTCCCGAGGCCGGTTGTTCGTGCTGGTGTGAATTCCTTTGGGTATGGAGGCGCAAACAGCCACCTCATTCTGGAGTCTGTCGACAGTTTTGCTCCTGAACGGTTAGGGCTTTCTTCGATGGCGCTGTCGGAGATGAAGTCCACCTTCATCCTTCCGGTTTCTGCAAACTCGTGGAGCTCGCTCGAGGGCCAAATACGCAGCTTGTCGTTGCTTGATGCTGAACATGTTAATGCTGTCGATCTAGCGTACACCCTGGGCACGCGCCGGTCAAAGCTTCCTTGCAGGGGTTACGCCCTTATAGGGCAGGCTGGTTTGAGTACCATGAGCCTGGAGGATTTCACCACTGGCGAACAAAAGCCGTCCACCAAGCTGCCGTTTGCCTTTGTATTCACAGGACAGGGCGCTCAATGGGCCCAAATGGGCAAGGAGCTTATCCAGGAAATTCCGTCCTTCCGAAAAAGTCTCGTTGAGCTGGATAACGTCCTGCAGAAGCTTCCTCATGCTCCGTCATGGTCTCTACGACAGGCCCTGTTAGACCCCAAGGAGACGTCCCAGATCAACCACGTCACTCGGTCCCAGCCATTGTGTACTGCAATCCAGATTGCCTTTGTCGACCTGCTTCGAAAATGGGGCATTGAGGCTGAAGGAGTCATTGGACATTCGTCTGGTGAGATTGCCGCTGCATATGCCGCTGGAGTCTTGACGGCAGCCGAGGCGATCATCGTTGCGTACTACCGGGGCTATGTCGTTGGCCATAGTTCAGCTCTGGCTCATCGGAAAGGAGGAATGGTTGCGGCAGGTGTAGATAGAGACACCGCGGACAGAGGTATTGAAGCCCTTGGTCTTACGGAGTCTATTAGGGTTGCCTGCGTCAACTCCCCCGAGAATGTGACCATCAGCGGCGATATCGAGGGAATCGATAAGATCCTCGCCTACCTACAGAGCAAAGGGGTGTTTGCACGGAAGCTGAACACAAACGACCGTGCGTACCACTCCCACCATATGGCCTTGATTGGGGAGGACTATGAGGAGCTCCTGCGCGACAACCTGCCTACGCACTATCTCCAGAAATACCGGAAGACTCGATGGATTTCATCTGTCACTGGCCAGGCCGTCACTGGAAAGGTCCAGCCGTCATACTGGAGAACTAATCTGGAATCGCCCGTGCTATTCAGCGAAGCAGTGGAAGGTCTCATGCATGGATCCAAGTACCACTTGATTGAACTCGGACCACACTCGGCTCTAGAGCTCCCAATCAAGCAGACAATGTCAACTCGAGGCATTAAACCGGGGTCTTTTAACTACTCCGCCGCCCTCACCAGAAACAAAAACGGCCTTACGTGCTTGCTGAACCTAGTTGgagacctcttcctccacggccACTCCATTGACTTCGCCCAAGTCAACTACGTCGAAAGCCCAATCACTGCCTTGGCTGTCCATGATTCGAAATACCCATCTCACCAGCAAGGAAACGTCATTCCAAACCTCCCTCCCTACGCATGGAGCTACGACACACTCCTATGGAGCGAGTGCCGCGCAAGCACCGAGTTCCGGCAGCGCAAGCATCCCCACCACGATCTGCTCGGGTCGCAGAGACCAGGTGGCGACGGGGTCCAGACGATCTGGAGGAACTTCCTGAAGGTCGAAGACGTACCGTGGCTAGTTGATCACAAGCTCAATGAAACTGTTGTCTTCCCAGGCGCCGGATATATCGCTATGGGCATTGAAGCGATCTGCCAAGTCAGTGGTCGGAATGTCTCTGATGCAGCACTGGGAGTTGGACTTAGGCAGTTCCGGATCCTTAAGGCTTTGGTCCTATCTACCGACTCGAATGCTGCCGGCGTGGAGATCTTCACTACCCTCAAGCGTATGGCGTTATCGGCGGCGACGAGTTCGAAGACGTGGTGGGAGTTCGAAGTGACGAGCTACCAGGATGGGATGTCCACTGCCCATGCAACCGGAAAGATCAGGATTACAGAGGACAAGGAAAAGGACCTGGTTAAACCGGATATCATTCCGACAGAGACCAAGACCGAGTTCGAAGCCCTCGCAATCCGCAACTGGTACGGACAGTTCACCAAGGTAGGACTAAACTACGGACCTCAATTCGCTGCACTTGAAGAGATCCGGACGCCGAGGGGAAAAGTCGGTCGATACTCCCTGTCAAAGACACAGCTTCTGCAGGGGGGTGGGGCGGGCAAGGCGGCTCAGTCGAGATATCTGGTCCACCCCATTACGATTGACGTTATGCTGCAGGCTGGGATTATTGCCAGCACATCAGGAACGATCAAGGATCTCCGTGCTCATGTACCGGTGTCCATTGAAGAGGCATCTTTTCGGGCTCCTAGCTGTGCGTCACATGAACCGTACCATATTGATGCCACGGCAAAGAAGATAGGATTCTCGGCCTATATGCTCAACGCTTGTTTATATGATCGTGATGAACGTCCATGTGTTAGCCTGGAGAACGTGCGTGTTACCGGATATCAAGGAGCAGCCCAGGCGTCTGATGAGGAGATGCGCGAGCCCATGCTTCGAGTACTGTGGAAGCCCGACGTAACGACCATGACCAGTGACGGGTTAACGCAGTATCTATCTTCGTTTGAAAGC ACTGGAGCGCAGATGGCCGCCGTTGTCGATATCATTTCCCACAAGAGCCCTAGACTCCGGATCCTGGACATGACAGGCAGCGATGAGCTTACTGTGGGATTCTTGGATGTTCTTCACGAAGGCACAGCATTCAAACGGTATAGAGCGTACTTCAAAAGCCATATCGCGGACGATGGCGAGTTGTTCCTCAAGGCAGTACACTCCAAACCGGCCAACGATGGGGATAATTTGACCAAGTTCAACAACAAGGATAAGTTCGACCTTGTCATCGTTGGGAATAACTTCTCAGAATGGTCTCCACGGTTGACTCAGATATTGGAGGAAAATGGTACCATTTTGAGGATCGCGTCGACTCCATCGAACCTCTTGGATGAATATACAACGCTTCGCACCGCAACTCAGACAGGGTTTAACCTGGAGATAATAACACCCAATGACAAGGAAAAGCCAGAAATCACGCATGATGACATCCTGATAGTGGAAAACGCAGATAACAGCCCACTTGGAACTGCGCTGGCCCAGTATCTCTCCCATATATTCAACCGGCCTGTCCGACGGGCTCTCCTAGGCGAGCTCTCCGAAGGCACAATCACACCAAAAACGCTAGTTATCTCAGCCATAGAGCTAAACAGACCTGTTCTCGCATCCTTGACAGCGGAAGAGATGGTCTCCATAAAGCACATCACCGACAATGCTCTTAACCTGCTATGGCTGACCGCAGGCGACGCCCTCAACGGCACCCGACCAGACTTCGCCTTAATGTCTGGTCTTTCCAGAGCTTTGATGCTGGAGCAGCCATCCCTGCACATTACAATGCTAGATCTGGATATTACTCTACCAACACCGCAGACTTTGAAGAGTATTGCAGCGGTGCTGCGCCAAAGTCTCGACTCTGCGGTTCCTGACTGCGAGTATGTCCTGAAGAATGGTGTCCTCCATATTAGTCGTATGCTGCCTGAGGAGAACATGAACCAAACTTTCCgggagaagcaggatgaGATTCCCAGACTCATTCCGTTGAAGGATGCTTCACCAGCAAAGCTTAGCATTGGCAGTGTTGGACAATTTGATACTCTTACATTCCGACAGGAAACGACGGATGAGTCCCCTTTGGCACCGGGGACTGTTGAGATTGAAGTAAAATCCGTCGGACTAAACGCAAAG GACTTCTACGCTCTCGCCGGGAAAGTCAACACGCAAGACGCCGCCTGCAAGCTCGAATGCAGCGGCATTGTAACCAAAGTCGCTTCTTCAGGTATTCAGCATCTCTCCGTCGGCGATCGCATCGTCGCCATGGGCCCCGGTCATTTCAGCACCCACGAGCGGATCCCCGAGTGGGCGTGCCAGAAGCTACTGGACACCGAGGACTTGGATGTCGTGGCTACTCTGCCTCTGGTATTTTCGACGGCGATTTATGCTCTTCGTCACCGTGCAAATATCCAAAGCGGCGAGTCCGTGCTCATCCACTCCGCCGCTGGAGGGTTGGGCATTGCTGCTATCCAGATTGCGCAGTTAGCCGGCGCTGAGATCTACGCGACTGTCAGCACGGATGAGAAGAGGGCGTATCTAATCGAGACGTTCGGGGTGAAAAGGGAGCGGATCTTCAATTCACGCTCTTCTTCGTTTCTGGGTGATATACTGGCTGTTACCGGTGGGAGGGGTGTCGATGTTGTCCTGAATTCGCTGACGGGGGACCTGTTGCATGATAGCTGGCGGGCGTGTGCTCCGTGGGGACGGTTCGTTGAGGTGGGCAAGCAGGATATTGTCGATGCTGGGAACCTCGATATGGAGGTGTTCCAGCGCAATGTTACCTTTACTGCGTTCGATCTCAGCGAGCTTTCTGATGAGATCCAGCCCCGGCTTAATCGGGTTGCTGCGAG TCTGCTGGCAGAAACCATGTCCCTGTACCGCGAAGGAAAGATCAAGTCGATCCAGCCCTTGAAGGTATTTGACGTCTCTGAGATAACGCAGGCCTACCGATACTTTGGCCTGGGCAATCGAATGGGCAAGGTAGCTATTTCTCTACGGAATGGAGAGTCCCTGGTCCCG ACGCTGTCTCGCAAATACACTTCAGCGTTCAGCCCAGACAAATCGTATCTCATGGTCGGCTGTCTGGGCGGACTCGGTAGAAGTATATCGAAGTGGATGGCCAAGCAAGGCGCCAGGAAAttcgtcttcatcggccGCAGTGGCACCGACAAAGAACCGGCGAGGCTCCTCGTGGAAGACCTTCAGTCGTCCGGCGCAGAAGTGGTCGTCGTCAGAGGAGATGTAGGAGTCTACGCCGATGTCCAGGCAGCGGTGTCTGCAACCAAAGGGCCAATTGGGGGTATCATCCAAGCTGCAATGGGACTGAAC GAAGCACTATGGACACGAATGCCGGTGGAATACTGGCACACGGGAATCGATCCAAAGCTCATCGGGTCCTGGAACCTGTACAACGCACTGGAAGACCGGGCCGGAGatctcgatttcttcctAATGACCAGTTCAGTATCCGGCAGCGTCGGCACTGCAACAGAGGGAAACTACTGCGCCGCGAATTACTTCCTGGACGTCTTCGCCCGCTTCCTACGGAGCAAGGGCCTCCCGGGGATCTCTATCGGACTGGGCATGATCTCAGAGGTTGGATACCTGCATGAAAACCCGGAGATTGAAGCCCTTCTCCTGCGCAAGGGCATCCAAGCGATTAAcgaggatgagctgctgcagatcaTAGACATCTCGCTGGCGTCTTCGTggagcagcaagaagccGTACGACTATGATCGCATGGCCTCATGCCATGTCCTGACCGGCCTCGAACCCCTAGGACTAAAGCGCCTACAGAAAGCCGgcttcagcggcagcaaTCCAACCCTAAATGACCCACGAGCAGCAGTTCTCGCCTCAGTCCTAGACAGCGATGCCGATCAAGCTCTCAAGGGAAATGGGGGCTCCGATATGCCGTCGGACATTGAAGCCGTCACTGCTATGATTGTGCAGCGGTTCTCTAATCTTGTTCTGCAGCAGGTCGACAAGATCGATCCGGCCAGAGCGCTGTCGAAGTTTGGAATGGATAGTATGCTGGCGGCGGAGTTTCGGACCTGGTTCTATCAGGCCTTCAAGGTGGATGTTCCTTTCTTGACGCTGTTGGCCGAGTCGACTACGCTTACGGCGCTGGGGGAGTTGGTTATGGACCAGATGGGTAGGTAG